A single Anopheles maculipalpis chromosome 3RL, idAnoMacuDA_375_x, whole genome shotgun sequence DNA region contains:
- the LOC126563267 gene encoding cuticle protein CP14.6-like — protein sequence MYKLFVIAALVAVAAAQNPQDAQAQVLASDSVVNPDGSYNYRYETSNGIAAQESGVGGQSAQGSYSYTGDDGAQYQVTYVADENGFQPQGAHLPVDGPAPDHVLKTLEQIRANPPRDDPNFSMDALNAAIARLSGKK from the exons ATGTACAAGCTG TTCGTCATCGCCGCCCTGGTTGCCGTCGCAGCCGCCCAAAACCCACAGGACGCTCAGGCCCAGGTGCTTGCGTCCGATTCGGTCGTAAACCCGGACGGATCGTACAACTATCGGTACGAAACGAGCAACGGTATTGCTGCCCAGGAGAGTGGAGTTGGTGGCCAGTCGGCGCAGGGTAGCTACTCGTACACCGGTGACGATGGTGCACAGTACCAGGTGACGTACGTTGCCGATGAGAACGGATTCCAGCCGCAGGGTGCTCATCTGCCCGTCGATGGACCCGCTCCGGATCACGTTCTGAAGACGCTGGAGCAGATCCGCGCCAACCCGCCGCGTGATGACCCCAACTTCAGCATGGACGCCCTGAACGCTGCCATTGCCCGGCTGAGCGGCAAGAAGTAA
- the LOC126562009 gene encoding apyrase-like, whose amino-acid sequence MKHINVLVLLVAALASFAAAQQNDLFPLSIIHFNDLYARYNQVNLEGFTCIGQERCQGGYPRQVSAVRQIQAEAENSIYVNSGGNFKGTLWYTVHRWEVVAAMLNVLPADAMTLGRFDFFHGLEGLNPFMAASETPVVLTNVDNSNEPSFVNFERSVVVERSGRRIGILGVIRPDVDAIGRPGNLTFTDPVEAVRTESARLNEEGVDIVVVLSYYGHNNERRMARTCGPYVDLIVGGFSNTVLFSGDTADFPLEVEGEYPTVDVQPDGHRVLVVQAGSYGRLVGNLTVFFNDEGEIEQWEGNPVFLDTNLPEDPEVMTALLPFREEVETLGNRTVAVTEVDMSRQDCVTGECLLGSLITDSMVRAFFPVFNGIALQNRGGIRGDLQAGTITYKQLFEVLPFENQLFSLLLRGDHLMAVLEDSVRSATVTNGTVQAWDLLQVSGLRVTYRISNPPGRRLVSLEVLCQQCSGEVYEPINPFREYRVVVNSFLAEGGDRFITFPREGMDLEEGPVDLDTFVEHVERLSPISDAVAGRIRFVF is encoded by the exons ATGAAGCATATTAACGTTCTCGTGTTGCTGGTCGCTGCTCTGGCGAGTTTCGCCGCAGCACAGCAGAATGATCTGTTTCCGTTGTCGATTATCCATTTCAACGATCTGTACGCACGGTACAACCAGGTCAACTTGGAAGGATTCACTTGCATCGGGCAGGAACGTTGTCAAGGAGGCTATCCTCGGCAGGTGAGCGCCGTCCGTCAGATACAAGCTGAAGCGGAAAACTCGATCTATGTGAACTCGGGCGGCAACTTCAAGGGTACCCTGTGGTATACCGTGCACCGTTGGGAGGTCGTTGCGGCCATGTTGAACGTACTACCGGCTGATGCGATG ACGCTGGGTCGTTTCGATTTCTTCCACGGACTGGAAGGTCTGAACCCATTTATGGCTGCATCAGAAACACCGGTTGTGCTGACAAATGTGGACAACTCGAATGAGCCATCGTTTGTGAACTTTGAGCGCTCGGTTGTGGTTGAGCGATCGGGTCGACGCATCGGTATTCTCGGTGTTATTCGTCCTGACGTAGATGCCATCGGACGTCCGGGTAATCTGACGTTCACTGATCCCGTGGAGGCGGTACGCACTGAATCAGCTCGACTCAATGAAGAGGGTGTCGACATTGTAGTGGTTCTTTCATACTATGGACACAACAATGAGCGCAGAATGGCACGCACCTGTGGGCCATACGTCGACCTAATTGTTGGTGGATTTTCGAACACCGTACTGTTTAGTGGCGATACTGCAGACTTCCCGCTCGAGGTGGAAGGTGAATATCCAACAGTTGATGTACAGCCCGATGGTCATCGTGTGTTGGTAGTGCAGGCTGGTTCTTACGGACGATTGGTAGGCAATCTGACGGTGTTCTTCAACGATGAAGGAGAGATTGAACAGTGGGAAGGTAATCCAGTGTTTTTGGACACCAACCTACCCGAAGATCCGGAAGTTATGACAGCACTGTTACCATTCCGTGAGGAGGTGGAAACGCTCGGAAATCGTACTGTCGCTGTGACGGAGGTTGATATGTCTCGTCAGGATTGTGTTACGGGAGAATGTTTGCTTGGTTCGCTCATTACCGACTCCATGGTAAGAGCCTTCTTCCCGGTGTTCAATGGGATTGCGCTGCAAAACCGTGGTGGAATCCGGGGCGACCTACAGGCCGGTACAATCACCTACAAACAACTGTTCGAGGTGCTGCCGTTTGAGAATCAATTATTCTCGCTGCTTCTGCGTGGAGACCATCTGATGGCCGTGCTGGAGGACAGCGTTCGCAGTGCGACTGTGACCAATGGTACGGTGCAGGCTTGGGATCTCCTGCAAGTTTCAGGATTGAGAGTGACGTACCGCATCAGCAATCCACCTGGCAGACGGTTGGTATCGCTGGAGGTACTCTGTCAGCAGTGTTCGGGAGAAGTGTACGAACCGATCAATCCGTTCCGAGAGTATAGAGTCGTAGTTAATAGCTTTCTGGCAGAAGGTGGCGATCGGTTCATAACTTTTCCTCGCGAAGGTATGGATCTCGAGGAAGGGCCGGTGGATCTGGATACGTTTGTAGAGCATGTCGAACGGTTGTCACCTATCAGCGATGCTGTAGCAGGACGCATTCGGTTCGTGTTTTGa
- the LOC126562008 gene encoding apyrase-like: protein MKHINVLVLLVAALASFAAAQQNDLFPLSIIHFNDLYARYNQVNLEGFTCIGQERCQGGYPRQVSAVRQIQAEAENSIYVNSGGNFKGTLWYTVHRWEVVAAMLNVLPADAMTLGRFDFFHGLEGLNPFMAASETPVVLTNVDNSNEPSFVNFERSVVVERSGRRIGILGVIRPDVDAVGRPGNLTFTDPVEAVRTESARLHEEGVDIVVVISYYGYFNERRMARTCGPYVDIIVGGSSNTVLFNGDATDFPLEVEGNYPTVETQTDGHRVLVVQAGSYGRLVGNLTVFFNDEGEIEQWEGNPVFLDTNLPEDAEVMTALLPFREEVETLGNRTVAVAEVDLTRQDCISGECVIGSLITDSMARAFFPVFNGIALQNRGGIRGDLQAGTITYKQLFEVLPFENQLFSLLLRGDHLMTVLEDSVRSATVTNGTVRATNLLQVSGLRVTYRISNPPGRRLVSLEVLCQQCSGEVYEPINPFREYRVAMASFLVEGGDGLAIIPREGMDLEEGPVDLDAFEEHVERLSPLSDAGAGRIRFVF from the exons ATGAAGCATATTAACGTTCTCGTGTTGCTGGTCGCTGCTCTGGCGAGTTTCGCCGCAGCACAGCAGAATGATCTGTTTCCGTTGTCGATTATCCATTTCAACGATCTGTACGCACGGTACAACCAGGTCAACTTGGAAGGATTCACTTGCATCGGGCAGGAACGTTGTCAAGGAGGCTATCCTCGGCAGGTGAGCGCCGTCCGTCAGATACAAGCTGAAGCGGAAAACTCGATCTATGTGAACTCGGGCGGCAACTTCAAGGGTACCCTGTGGTATACCGTGCACCGTTGGGAGGTCGTTGCGGCCATGTTGAACGTACTACCGGCTGATGCGATG ACGCTGGGTCGTTTCGATTTCTTCCACGGACTGGAAGGTCTGAACCCATTTATGGCCGCATCAGAAACACCGGTTGTGCTGACGAATGTGGACAACTCGAATGAGCCATCGTTTGTGAACTTTGAGCGCTCGGTTGTGGTTGAGCGATCGGGTCGACGCATCGGTATTCTCGGTGTTATTCGTCCTGACGTAGATGCCGTTGGACGTCCGGGTAATCTGACATTCACCGATCCCGTGGAGGCGGTACGCACTGAATCAGCCCGACTCCACGAAGAAGGTGTCGACATTGTAGTGGTGATTTCCTACTACGGATACTTCAATGAGCGCAGAATGGCACGCACCTGTGGTCCGTACGTTGATATCATTGTCGGTGGATCATCCAACACGGTATTGTTTAACGGCGATGCTACAGACTTCCCGCTCGAGGTGGAAGGCAACTATCCAACGGTTGAGACACAAACCGATGGTCATCGTGTGTTGGTAGTGCAGGCTGGTTCGTATGGACGATTGGTAGGCAATCTGACGGTGTTCTTCAACGATGAAGGAGAGATTGAACAGTGGGAAGGTAATCCAGTGTTTTTGGACACCAACCTACCCGAAGATGCGGAAGTTATGACAGCACTGCTACCATTCCGTGAGGAGGTGGAAACGCTCGGAAATCGTACCGTCGCCGTTGCTGAAGTCGATCTCACCCGACAGGACTGCATATCTGGTGAATGTGTGATTGGTTCTCTCATCACCGACTCCATGGCAAGAGCCTTCTTCCCGGTGTTCAATGGGATTGCGCTGCAAAACCGTGGTGGAATCCGGGGCGACCTACAGGCCGGTACAATCACCTACAAACAACTGTTCGAGGTGCTTCCATTCGAGAATCAACTGTTCTCGTTGCTTCTGCGTGGAGACCATCTGATGACCGTACTGGAGGACAGTGTTCGCAGTGCAACTGTGACCAATGGTACGGTGCGTGCTACAAATCTCCTGCAAGTTTCAGGATTGAGAGTGACGTATCGCATCAGCAATCCACCTGGCAGACGGTTGGTATCGCTGGAGGTTCTCTGTCAACAGTGTTCGGGAGAGGTGTACGAACCGATCAATCCGTTCCGGGAATATCGTGTGGCAATGGCAAGCTTCCTGGTAGAGGGTGGCGATGGGCTAGCAATCATTCCTCGCGAGGGTATGGATCTCGAGGAAGGACCAGTGGATCTGGATGCATTTGAAGAACATGTCGAACGGCTGTCACCTCTCAGCGATGCTGGAGCAGGACGCATTCGGTTCGTATTCTAA
- the LOC126562007 gene encoding apyrase-like yields MKHTNVFLLAVAALASLAGAQQNDLFPLSVIHFNDLHARYNQVNLEGFTCIGQERCQGGYPRQVSAVRQIQAQAENSIYVNAGGSFKGTLWYTVHRWEVVAAMLNVLPADAMTLGRFDFFHGLEGLNPLLAASETPVVLTNVDNSNEPSFVNFERSVVVERSGRRIGILGVIRPDVDAVGRPGNLTFTDPVEAVRTESARLHEEGVDIVVVISYYGYFNERRMARTCGPYVDIIVGGSSNTVLFNGDATDFPLEVEGNYPTVETQTDGHRVLVVQAGSYGRLVGNLTVFFNDEGEIEQWEGNPVFLDTNLPEDPEVMTALLPFREEVETLGNRTVAVAEVDLTRQDCISGECVIGSLITDSMVRAFFPVFNGIALQNRGGIRGDLQAGTITYKQLFEVLPFENQLFSLLLRGDHLMTVLEDSVRSATVTNGTVRATNLLQVSGLRVTYRISNPPGRRLVSLEVLCQQCSGEVYEPINPFREYRVAMASFLVEGGDGLAIIPREGMDLEEGPVDLDAFEEHVERLSPLSDAGAGRIRFVF; encoded by the exons ATGAAGCATACTAACGTTTTCCTGCTGGCAGTAGCGGCTCTGGCGAGTTTGGCCGGAGCACAGCAGAATGATCTGTTTCCGTTGTCAGTAATTCATTTCAACGATCTGCACGCACGGTACAACCAGGTCAACTTGGAAGGATTCACTTGCATCGGGCAGGAACGTTGTCAAGGAGGCTATCCTCGGCAGGTGAGCGCCGTCCGTCAGATACAAGCTCAAGCGGAAAACTCGATCTATGTGAACGCGGGTGGTAGCTTCAAGGGTACCCTGTGGTATACCGTGCACCGTTGGGAGGTCGTTGCGGCCATGTTGAACGTACTGCCGGCTGATGCGATG ACGCTGGGTCGTTTCGATTTCTTCCACGGACTGGAAGGCTTAAATCCGCTATTGGCCGCATCAGAAACACCGGTTGTGCTGACGAATGTGGACAACTCGAATGAGCCATCGTTTGTGAACTTTGAGCGCTCGGTTGTGGTTGAGCGATCGGGTCGACGCATCGGTATTCTCGGTGTTATTCGTCCTGACGTAGATGCCGTTGGACGTCCGGGTAATCTGACATTCACCGATCCCGTGGAGGCGGTACGCACTGAATCAGCCCGACTCCACGAAGAAGGTGTCGACATTGTAGTGGTGATTTCCTACTACGGATACTTCAATGAGCGCAGAATGGCACGCACCTGTGGTCCGTACGTTGATATCATTGTCGGTGGATCATCCAACACGGTATTGTTTAACGGCGATGCTACAGACTTCCCGCTCGAGGTGGAAGGCAACTATCCAACGGTTGAGACACAAACCGATGGTCATCGTGTGTTGGTAGTGCAGGCTGGTTCGTATGGACGATTGGTAGGCAATCTGACGGTGTTCTTCAACGATGAAGGAGAGATTGAACAGTGGGAAGGTAATCCAGTGTTTTTGGACACCAACCTACCCGAAGATCCGGAAGTTATGACAGCACTGTTACCATTCCGTGAGGAGGTGGAAACGCTCGGAAATCGTACCGTCGCCGTTGCTGAAGTCGATCTGACCCGACAGGACTGCATATCTGGTGAATGTGTGATTGGTTCTCTCATCACCGACTCCATGGTAAGAGCCTTCTTCCCGGTGTTCAATGGGATTGCGCTGCAAAACCGTGGTGGAATCCGAGGCGACTTACAGGCCGGTACAATCACCTACAAACAACTGTTCGAGGTGCTTCCATTCGAGAATCAACTGTTCTCGTTGCTTCTGCGTGGAGACCATCTGATGACCGTACTGGAGGACAGTGTTCGCAGTGCAACTGTGACCAATGGTACGGTGCGTGCTACAAATCTCCTGCAAGTTTCAGGATTGAGAGTGACGTATCGCATCAGCAATCCACCTGGCAGACGGTTGGTATCGCTGGAGGTTCTCTGTCAACAGTGTTCGGGAGAGGTGTACGAACCGATCAATCCGTTCCGGGAATATCGTGTGGCAATGGCAAGCTTCCTGGTAGAGGGTGGCGATGGGCTAGCAATCATTCCTCGCGAGGGTATGGATCTCGAGGAAGGACCAGTGGATCTGGATGCATTTGAAGAACATGTCGAACGGCTGTCACCTCTCAGCGATGCTGGAGCAGGACGCATTCGGTTCGTATTCTAA
- the LOC126563334 gene encoding endocuticle structural glycoprotein SgAbd-8-like: protein MFKVVFSLLALAAALALAAPAADDASANILTHESRLEPDGAYSYKYSTSNGIQAEESGIGGQSVQGSASWVGDDGVPIVLTYTADENGFHPQGVHLPTPPPIPDYILRALRYIEAKQASQNGGK, encoded by the exons atgttcaaaGTG GTGTTTTCCCTACTTGCTCTGGCTGCCGCTCTAGCGCTGGCTGCTCCTGCCGCTGATGATGCTTCGGCCAACATTCTAACGCACGAATCTCGCCTTGAACCGGACGGCGCCTACTCATACAAATACTCCACCAGCAATGGTATTCAGGCAGAGGAAAGTGGCATCGGAGGACAGTCGGTGCAAGGATCCGCCTCATGGgtcggtgatgatggtgtacCGATTGTGCTGACCTACACCGCCGACGAGAATGGATTCCATCCCCAAGGTGTCCATCTGCCGACGCCACCACCCATTCCGGACTATATCCTGCGGGCGCTACGATACATCGAGGCGAAACAGGCAAGCCAGAACGGTGGCAAGTAA